The sequence CCGCGCGACGACGATCGCGACGACGAAGACGACGACCCAGCCGAGGATCGACGACAGCTCGGGATCCTCGAGGCCGAGGACGTTCTGAAAGAGCGCGACGGCGATCGTCCCGCCGATCAGGACGGTCAGCCCGATCCAGACGAGCGCGGGCCTGATCGTCGGACGGGTCCGGTATCGAACCTGTTCACCGGTAGCGTCCTCCGAAGAGTCGTCGACGACCGACGACTCGTCGTAGCTCGTCGTCGAGTCGGTGGCCGGTGTCTCCGCGGGTTCGCGTGCATCCGTCGTCTCTGGGGTCGTGCCGCCGTCGGCCACGGGATCGTGGTCCGAGTCGTCGGTGGTCCCGGAACTGCCGTGGGCCGGATTCTCGGTCGCTGTCGATGCGCCTGCTTCGTCCGTGGATCGTGATCGATGTCGTGTCATAGCAGGATGGGGATCGCGAGACCGACGATTGTGCCGTCGAGGAAGAGGGCCGTGACGATCGAGCCGAGGACGAACAGGACGGGTGAGGCGACGACGAACCCGACCGCGAGCAGGCCCGCGAAGCGACTCGAGTGGTGATTGTGGCGAGCACCGAGGTACAGCGAGTAGAGGTAGTACAGCCCCGCGACGAACAGTCCAGCGAGCGCGACGATTCCCGATCCCGTGATGCCGGTCAGGTCGACCGGCCCGGGCCGGCCGCCGGGGAGTTCGAGGTTCGTGCCCGTCGCGTCGATGACGGCGTAAATGAACTCCGCCTGGACCCAGATGAGCCACTGGTCGGCGACGACGATCGCCGGCGACGTCGAGAGGTACCAGGTGAAACTGAAGATCGCCGCGAGGTAGATGCCGGTCGAGTAAACGACCGTGTGGATCGACTGGAGGACGCCACTCGAGTTGCGAGTGAGCCAGACGGCGACGTGAAAGGTGAGGAAAGTGAGTGCCGAGGCGGCAAAGAGAAACGTGCAGTTCTGGACCAGTGCGAGGAGGAACTGCCAGCTCGAGAGGGGGTCGGTCCCCAGGGAGGTGGCAACGCCCTCGACGAACGCTGGGGGGTCGCCGACCTCTCCCGTCGCACCGAACCCCGCGTACGTGAGCGGGACCGCGTACAGGAAGAGGTTGAACAGGTAAAAGAGGATCAGTCGAACGGCCTGATACGCGCGTTTTCGACGTGTCTGGCCGTAGACCTCCACGTTCGCGGAGACGACGTCCGACGGGTCGAAGATGGCACTGTACCCGTACCGGGCGAACCGGAACGACGATCCCGCCATCGTATCGGATGGATAGTAAGTATCGAAAGTAAACGTATCGGCCGGCGCAACCAAACTCGCTCATCAGAGAGTCTGGCGGTCGATTCCCCGAGTGCCGGGTACAGACCCGATAGCAACAACCCGATATGTTTTCCCGCAATCAACCATCCAGAGTGACAGAATCCACCCGGAGAGGCCGTCCACCGGTGGGACGTCGGGAGGCGAACAGTGCTCCGGACAGGAGCAGCCGTGGGCGTCGACGGACTGTGGCTCGAGCTCGCCGGGCAGCGGATCGTTACGGCGCGAAGGGGCGCTCACGGCTAGTAGTTCGTCACGCGAGTCGGGGGCAGACAGTTGACGGGTCCCGGGTCGGAAGACGGCGTCCTCCCGACCAGTTCGAGGGACAGGATTCGAAGTATCGACCGCGGCAACGGACCTCGTTCTGGATCGCGACTCGTCAGCAACCGTCTGATGCGATCTACGTGTAAATCGATAGGCCGATGGGGCGCGCGCGAGCACCGAGAATCGAACCGAATGCGCCTCGAGGACCAGAGTGCGGTCGTCCGCGACGCCGTCTCACCCGAACTCGCCGACGCGATTCTCCTCGTGACCGCCCTCGGCGGGACGACTGTCCCCATGGCATTGCTCGGGACGCTGTTCTGGCTGGCGAGTGCTCACCGGCGACGGGTCGCCCTCGCGATCGGGTACGCGATCGCTGGTCTCCCCCTGTTGCTCGCGGTCAAGGCGATCCTCGCGCTCCCGAGACCGCCCGAGGAGGCCCTGCTGGTCCCGCTCGAGGTCGAGGGCTACGGCTTTCCGAGCGGGCACGCCTTCGCGGCGGTCGTCGTCTACGGCGGCCTCGTCGTCGCGTTCGACAGGATCCGCGACTGGCGAGCGCTGGCTGCCGTCGCGGTGGTCGTCGGCCTCGTCTCACTTTCACGCGTCGCACTCGGCGTCCACTATCTGGGTGACGTCGTCGTCGGGATCGCACTCGGCATCGTCGTCCTCGCGAGCGTCGTCCGCCTCACGCGCGCCGATCCGACGCGCATCTTCCTGCTCGCACTCGTCGTCTCGATCCCGGCGGTCGCACTCACCGGCGGGAGCGACGACGCACTGCTCGGACTGGGTGGTGCGATCGGTGGCCTGCTCGCGGGCAGGAGCGTCGATCAGCTCCCAGCACTGCGCTCGCCGCTCGAGGGCGTCGTCCTCGTCGGCGTCGCTGGCAGCGTTACAGTCGCAATTCGCGCACTCGAGTCAGTCGTCGGAAGCGCTCGACCGGGGCTGGTCGCCCTCTACGCGGTTCTCGTCGCGTGGATCTTCCTCGCCCCGGCTGTCGTCGCTCGAGGACTCGATGCCGTCCCGGA is a genomic window of Natrarchaeobaculum aegyptiacum containing:
- a CDS encoding phosphatase PAP2 family protein encodes the protein MRLEDQSAVVRDAVSPELADAILLVTALGGTTVPMALLGTLFWLASAHRRRVALAIGYAIAGLPLLLAVKAILALPRPPEEALLVPLEVEGYGFPSGHAFAAVVVYGGLVVAFDRIRDWRALAAVAVVVGLVSLSRVALGVHYLGDVVVGIALGIVVLASVVRLTRADPTRIFLLALVVSIPAVALTGGSDDALLGLGGAIGGLLAGRSVDQLPALRSPLEGVVLVGVAGSVTVAIRALESVVGSARPGLVALYAVLVAWIFLAPAVVARGLDAVPERWLAG
- a CDS encoding PH domain-containing protein — encoded protein: MTRHRSRSTDEAGASTATENPAHGSSGTTDDSDHDPVADGGTTPETTDAREPAETPATDSTTSYDESSVVDDSSEDATGEQVRYRTRPTIRPALVWIGLTVLIGGTIAVALFQNVLGLEDPELSSILGWVVVFVVAIVVARFLVRIYILTRTQYLVTDDAIRYEFTLWFRRRSRDVPFTQVRGHELDQNRVQRTFGVGTVAVLTGGTNASLGYLEFHNVPNPGRVRSIIRERTREIAAERR